From the genome of Papaver somniferum cultivar HN1 chromosome 2, ASM357369v1, whole genome shotgun sequence, one region includes:
- the LOC113348581 gene encoding RNA-binding protein rsd1-like isoform X3: protein MLTSIIAGMSTGSSDQSSEEMSDLHKDEGSAHVKKLDLNPLESKQEGEVYDHRSQVELNQEEEEEDGQISSPPDVRYDEERKANGNGIETLQSFEGETQVVNNKLSRESNSPMVEDTLGSGAGIGNVRDEESNKNSGKTELAFNEVVDGGSEFIERDRYNNCETKKDASYYSSKSPQNSDRLEGRMRSPSAQQTAGRRLSSSPKGVRELSHAPGSPRRRPSDSPTKRNSTSPGRRTRQDLKRKDDPDRKRHVASPRKHYSPPDRKRKERLASRSPTRRRESTSGYRRDNRDRSRSRSPYARDRHQISPRRYSPRRRSPPGSHSRHRSPRRRPWSPPPNRNTGIGKPGKNLFVAGFSFVTTEKDLERKFSRFGRVRDVRIVRDKRSGDSRGFGFLSLERDEDADAAIRALDQTQWNGRVVLVEKSKAPAS, encoded by the exons ATGTTAACATCTATTATAG CAGGAATGAGTACGGGATCTTCTGATCAGAGTTCAGAAGAGATGAGTGACCTTCATAAAGATGAGGGTTCTGCTCATGTCAAAAAATTAGACCTTAATCCATTAGAAAGTAAACAAGAGGGTGAAGTTTATGATCATAGATCTCAAGTGGAATTGAatcaggaggaggaggaagaggacgGGCAAATCTCGTCACCTCCTGATGTGAGGTATGATGAGGAGAGGAAAGCAAATGGCAATGGTATTGAAACATTACAGTCTTTCGAAGGCGAGACCCAAGTAGTAAATAACAAATTGTCTCGAGAATCTAACTCCCCTATGGTGGAAGATACTTTAGGTAGTGGAGCAGGAATTGGAAATGTTCGTGATGAAGAATCGAATAAAAATTCAGGCAAAACTGAACTTGCCTTTAATGAAGTGGTAGATGGAGGTTCTGAGTTTATTGAAAGAGATCGGTATAATAATTGTGAAACTAAGAAAGATGCTTCTTATTATTCAAGTAAGTCACCACAGAATAGTGATAGACTGGAAGGTAGGATGAGGTCTCCTTCTGCGCAACAAACTGCTGGTCGGAGATTGTCTTCTTCACCAAAGGGAGTTCGTGAATTATCCCATGCCCCTGGGTCGCCTAGACGGAGACCCTCAGATTCTCCTACAAAACGAAATTCTACTTCTCCTGGGAGGCGGACTCGGCAAGACCTTAAGCGGAAGGATGATCCTGATAGGAAGCGCCATGTAGCATCCCCACGAAAACACTACTCTCCTCCTGATCGCAAAAGGAAAGAGAGATTGGCATCTCGATCTCCCACGAGGCGGAGGGAGTCCACTTCTGGATATAGAAGAGATAATCGTGATAGATCTAGATCAAGGTCCCCATATGCAAGAGACCGTCATCAGATATCCCCAAG GAGGTATTCCCCAAGGCGCAGGTCTCCACCAGGGAGCCATTCTCGTCATCGCTCTCCTAGAAGGAGGCCTTGGTCACCACCTCCGAACCGTAACACTGGAATCGGTAAACCTGGAAAGAATTTGTTTGTCGCAGGATTTAGTTTCGTTACTACAGAGAAGGATcttgaaagaaaattttcaaggTTTGGCCGTGTAAGAGATGTTCGCATTGTGCGGGATAAAAG GTCTGGGGATTCTCGTGGTTTTGGTTTTTTATCATTGGAAAGAGATGAAGATGCGGATGCAGCAATTCGGGCTCTTGACCAAACTCAATGGAATGGTCGTGTTGTCCTGGTGGAGAAATCTAAAGCGCCTGCGAGCTAA
- the LOC113348581 gene encoding serine/arginine-rich splicing factor SR45-like isoform X4, translated as MSTGSSDQSSEEMSDLHKDEGSAHVKKLDLNPLESKQEGEVYDHRSQVELNQEEEEEDGQISSPPDVRYDEERKANGNGIETLQSFEGETQVVNNKLSRESNSPMVEDTLGSGAGIGNVRDEESNKNSGKTELAFNEVVDGGSEFIERDRYNNCETKKDASYYSSKSPQNSDRLEGRMRSPSAQQTAGRRLSSSPKGVRELSHAPGSPRRRPSDSPTKRNSTSPGRRTRQDLKRKDDPDRKRHVASPRKHYSPPDRKRKERLASRSPTRRRESTSGYRRDNRDRSRSRSPYARDRHQISPRRRYSPRRRSPPGSHSRHRSPRRRPWSPPPNRNTGIGKPGKNLFVAGFSFVTTEKDLERKFSRFGRVRDVRIVRDKRSGDSRGFGFLSLERDEDADAAIRALDQTQWNGRVVLVEKSKAPAS; from the exons ATGAGTACGGGATCTTCTGATCAGAGTTCAGAAGAGATGAGTGACCTTCATAAAGATGAGGGTTCTGCTCATGTCAAAAAATTAGACCTTAATCCATTAGAAAGTAAACAAGAGGGTGAAGTTTATGATCATAGATCTCAAGTGGAATTGAatcaggaggaggaggaagaggacgGGCAAATCTCGTCACCTCCTGATGTGAGGTATGATGAGGAGAGGAAAGCAAATGGCAATGGTATTGAAACATTACAGTCTTTCGAAGGCGAGACCCAAGTAGTAAATAACAAATTGTCTCGAGAATCTAACTCCCCTATGGTGGAAGATACTTTAGGTAGTGGAGCAGGAATTGGAAATGTTCGTGATGAAGAATCGAATAAAAATTCAGGCAAAACTGAACTTGCCTTTAATGAAGTGGTAGATGGAGGTTCTGAGTTTATTGAAAGAGATCGGTATAATAATTGTGAAACTAAGAAAGATGCTTCTTATTATTCAAGTAAGTCACCACAGAATAGTGATAGACTGGAAGGTAGGATGAGGTCTCCTTCTGCGCAACAAACTGCTGGTCGGAGATTGTCTTCTTCACCAAAGGGAGTTCGTGAATTATCCCATGCCCCTGGGTCGCCTAGACGGAGACCCTCAGATTCTCCTACAAAACGAAATTCTACTTCTCCTGGGAGGCGGACTCGGCAAGACCTTAAGCGGAAGGATGATCCTGATAGGAAGCGCCATGTAGCATCCCCACGAAAACACTACTCTCCTCCTGATCGCAAAAGGAAAGAGAGATTGGCATCTCGATCTCCCACGAGGCGGAGGGAGTCCACTTCTGGATATAGAAGAGATAATCGTGATAGATCTAGATCAAGGTCCCCATATGCAAGAGACCGTCATCAGATATCCCCAAG GAGGAGGTATTCCCCAAGGCGCAGGTCTCCACCAGGGAGCCATTCTCGTCATCGCTCTCCTAGAAGGAGGCCTTGGTCACCACCTCCGAACCGTAACACTGGAATCGGTAAACCTGGAAAGAATTTGTTTGTCGCAGGATTTAGTTTCGTTACTACAGAGAAGGATcttgaaagaaaattttcaaggTTTGGCCGTGTAAGAGATGTTCGCATTGTGCGGGATAAAAG GTCTGGGGATTCTCGTGGTTTTGGTTTTTTATCATTGGAAAGAGATGAAGATGCGGATGCAGCAATTCGGGCTCTTGACCAAACTCAATGGAATGGTCGTGTTGTCCTGGTGGAGAAATCTAAAGCGCCTGCGAGCTAA
- the LOC113348581 gene encoding serine/arginine-rich splicing factor SR45-like isoform X2: MLTSIIGMSTGSSDQSSEEMSDLHKDEGSAHVKKLDLNPLESKQEGEVYDHRSQVELNQEEEEEDGQISSPPDVRYDEERKANGNGIETLQSFEGETQVVNNKLSRESNSPMVEDTLGSGAGIGNVRDEESNKNSGKTELAFNEVVDGGSEFIERDRYNNCETKKDASYYSSKSPQNSDRLEGRMRSPSAQQTAGRRLSSSPKGVRELSHAPGSPRRRPSDSPTKRNSTSPGRRTRQDLKRKDDPDRKRHVASPRKHYSPPDRKRKERLASRSPTRRRESTSGYRRDNRDRSRSRSPYARDRHQISPRRRYSPRRRSPPGSHSRHRSPRRRPWSPPPNRNTGIGKPGKNLFVAGFSFVTTEKDLERKFSRFGRVRDVRIVRDKRSGDSRGFGFLSLERDEDADAAIRALDQTQWNGRVVLVEKSKAPAS, from the exons ATGTTAACATCTATTATAG GAATGAGTACGGGATCTTCTGATCAGAGTTCAGAAGAGATGAGTGACCTTCATAAAGATGAGGGTTCTGCTCATGTCAAAAAATTAGACCTTAATCCATTAGAAAGTAAACAAGAGGGTGAAGTTTATGATCATAGATCTCAAGTGGAATTGAatcaggaggaggaggaagaggacgGGCAAATCTCGTCACCTCCTGATGTGAGGTATGATGAGGAGAGGAAAGCAAATGGCAATGGTATTGAAACATTACAGTCTTTCGAAGGCGAGACCCAAGTAGTAAATAACAAATTGTCTCGAGAATCTAACTCCCCTATGGTGGAAGATACTTTAGGTAGTGGAGCAGGAATTGGAAATGTTCGTGATGAAGAATCGAATAAAAATTCAGGCAAAACTGAACTTGCCTTTAATGAAGTGGTAGATGGAGGTTCTGAGTTTATTGAAAGAGATCGGTATAATAATTGTGAAACTAAGAAAGATGCTTCTTATTATTCAAGTAAGTCACCACAGAATAGTGATAGACTGGAAGGTAGGATGAGGTCTCCTTCTGCGCAACAAACTGCTGGTCGGAGATTGTCTTCTTCACCAAAGGGAGTTCGTGAATTATCCCATGCCCCTGGGTCGCCTAGACGGAGACCCTCAGATTCTCCTACAAAACGAAATTCTACTTCTCCTGGGAGGCGGACTCGGCAAGACCTTAAGCGGAAGGATGATCCTGATAGGAAGCGCCATGTAGCATCCCCACGAAAACACTACTCTCCTCCTGATCGCAAAAGGAAAGAGAGATTGGCATCTCGATCTCCCACGAGGCGGAGGGAGTCCACTTCTGGATATAGAAGAGATAATCGTGATAGATCTAGATCAAGGTCCCCATATGCAAGAGACCGTCATCAGATATCCCCAAG GAGGAGGTATTCCCCAAGGCGCAGGTCTCCACCAGGGAGCCATTCTCGTCATCGCTCTCCTAGAAGGAGGCCTTGGTCACCACCTCCGAACCGTAACACTGGAATCGGTAAACCTGGAAAGAATTTGTTTGTCGCAGGATTTAGTTTCGTTACTACAGAGAAGGATcttgaaagaaaattttcaaggTTTGGCCGTGTAAGAGATGTTCGCATTGTGCGGGATAAAAG GTCTGGGGATTCTCGTGGTTTTGGTTTTTTATCATTGGAAAGAGATGAAGATGCGGATGCAGCAATTCGGGCTCTTGACCAAACTCAATGGAATGGTCGTGTTGTCCTGGTGGAGAAATCTAAAGCGCCTGCGAGCTAA
- the LOC113348581 gene encoding serine/arginine-rich splicing factor SR45-like isoform X1 encodes MLTSIIAGMSTGSSDQSSEEMSDLHKDEGSAHVKKLDLNPLESKQEGEVYDHRSQVELNQEEEEEDGQISSPPDVRYDEERKANGNGIETLQSFEGETQVVNNKLSRESNSPMVEDTLGSGAGIGNVRDEESNKNSGKTELAFNEVVDGGSEFIERDRYNNCETKKDASYYSSKSPQNSDRLEGRMRSPSAQQTAGRRLSSSPKGVRELSHAPGSPRRRPSDSPTKRNSTSPGRRTRQDLKRKDDPDRKRHVASPRKHYSPPDRKRKERLASRSPTRRRESTSGYRRDNRDRSRSRSPYARDRHQISPRRRYSPRRRSPPGSHSRHRSPRRRPWSPPPNRNTGIGKPGKNLFVAGFSFVTTEKDLERKFSRFGRVRDVRIVRDKRSGDSRGFGFLSLERDEDADAAIRALDQTQWNGRVVLVEKSKAPAS; translated from the exons ATGTTAACATCTATTATAG CAGGAATGAGTACGGGATCTTCTGATCAGAGTTCAGAAGAGATGAGTGACCTTCATAAAGATGAGGGTTCTGCTCATGTCAAAAAATTAGACCTTAATCCATTAGAAAGTAAACAAGAGGGTGAAGTTTATGATCATAGATCTCAAGTGGAATTGAatcaggaggaggaggaagaggacgGGCAAATCTCGTCACCTCCTGATGTGAGGTATGATGAGGAGAGGAAAGCAAATGGCAATGGTATTGAAACATTACAGTCTTTCGAAGGCGAGACCCAAGTAGTAAATAACAAATTGTCTCGAGAATCTAACTCCCCTATGGTGGAAGATACTTTAGGTAGTGGAGCAGGAATTGGAAATGTTCGTGATGAAGAATCGAATAAAAATTCAGGCAAAACTGAACTTGCCTTTAATGAAGTGGTAGATGGAGGTTCTGAGTTTATTGAAAGAGATCGGTATAATAATTGTGAAACTAAGAAAGATGCTTCTTATTATTCAAGTAAGTCACCACAGAATAGTGATAGACTGGAAGGTAGGATGAGGTCTCCTTCTGCGCAACAAACTGCTGGTCGGAGATTGTCTTCTTCACCAAAGGGAGTTCGTGAATTATCCCATGCCCCTGGGTCGCCTAGACGGAGACCCTCAGATTCTCCTACAAAACGAAATTCTACTTCTCCTGGGAGGCGGACTCGGCAAGACCTTAAGCGGAAGGATGATCCTGATAGGAAGCGCCATGTAGCATCCCCACGAAAACACTACTCTCCTCCTGATCGCAAAAGGAAAGAGAGATTGGCATCTCGATCTCCCACGAGGCGGAGGGAGTCCACTTCTGGATATAGAAGAGATAATCGTGATAGATCTAGATCAAGGTCCCCATATGCAAGAGACCGTCATCAGATATCCCCAAG GAGGAGGTATTCCCCAAGGCGCAGGTCTCCACCAGGGAGCCATTCTCGTCATCGCTCTCCTAGAAGGAGGCCTTGGTCACCACCTCCGAACCGTAACACTGGAATCGGTAAACCTGGAAAGAATTTGTTTGTCGCAGGATTTAGTTTCGTTACTACAGAGAAGGATcttgaaagaaaattttcaaggTTTGGCCGTGTAAGAGATGTTCGCATTGTGCGGGATAAAAG GTCTGGGGATTCTCGTGGTTTTGGTTTTTTATCATTGGAAAGAGATGAAGATGCGGATGCAGCAATTCGGGCTCTTGACCAAACTCAATGGAATGGTCGTGTTGTCCTGGTGGAGAAATCTAAAGCGCCTGCGAGCTAA